The following coding sequences are from one Streptococcus mitis window:
- a CDS encoding ABC transporter ATP-binding protein, which translates to MAMIEVEHLQKNFVKTVKEPGLKGALRSFIHPEKQTFEAVKDLTFEVPKGQILGFIGANGAGKSTTIKMLTGILKPTSGFCRINGKIPQDNRQDYVKDIGVVFGQRTQLWWDLALQETYTVLKEIYDVPDSLFHKRMDFLNEVLDLKDFIKDPVRTLSLGQRMRADIAASLLHNPKVLFLDEPTIGLDVSVKDNIRRAITQINQEEETTILLTTHDLSDIEQLCDRIFMIDKGQEIFDGTVSQLKDTFGKMKTLSFELLPGQSHLVSHYEGFSDMAIDRQGNSLNIEFDSSRYQSADIIKQTLSDFEIRDLKMMDTDIEDIIRRFYRKEL; encoded by the coding sequence ATGGCAATGATAGAAGTGGAACATCTTCAGAAAAATTTTGTGAAGACTGTTAAGGAACCGGGGTTGAAGGGGGCATTACGCTCCTTTATTCATCCTGAAAAACAGACCTTTGAAGCGGTCAAAGATTTGACCTTTGAGGTTCCCAAGGGGCAAATTTTAGGATTTATCGGGGCCAATGGTGCAGGGAAGTCGACAACCATTAAAATGCTGACAGGAATTTTGAAACCGACATCTGGTTTTTGTCGGATTAATGGCAAGATTCCCCAGGACAATCGTCAAGATTATGTCAAAGATATTGGCGTAGTTTTTGGACAACGAACCCAGCTATGGTGGGATTTGGCACTGCAAGAGACCTACACGGTTTTAAAGGAGATTTATGATGTACCAGACTCGCTCTTCCATAAGCGTATGGACTTTTTGAATGAAGTCTTGGATTTGAAGGACTTTATCAAGGATCCCGTGCGGACTCTTTCACTGGGTCAAAGGATGCGGGCGGATATTGCGGCTTCCTTGCTTCACAATCCCAAGGTTCTCTTTTTAGATGAGCCGACCATTGGTTTGGACGTTTCGGTCAAGGATAACATTCGTCGGGCTATTACCCAAATCAATCAAGAGGAAGAGACAACCATTCTCTTGACCACTCACGACCTGAGCGACATTGAGCAGCTCTGTGATCGGATTTTTATGATTGACAAGGGGCAAGAGATTTTTGATGGAACGGTTAGCCAGCTTAAGGATACATTTGGCAAGATGAAGACTCTCTCCTTTGAACTGCTACCAGGTCAAAGTCATCTAGTTTCTCACTATGAAGGCTTTTCGGATATGGCCATTGATAGACAAGGGAATAGTCTCAACATTGAATTCGATAGTTCTCGCTACCAGTCAGCTGATATTATCAAGCAAACCCTGTCTGATTTTGAAATCCGCGACTTGAAGATGATGGATACGGATATTGAAGATATTATCCGCCGCTTCTACCGAAAGGAGCTCTAA
- a CDS encoding class II fructose-bisphosphate aldolase gives MAIVSAEKFVQAARDNGYAVGGFNTNNLEWTQAILRAAEAKKAPVLIQTSMGAAKYMGGYKVARNLIANLVESMGITVPVAIHLDHGHYEDALECIEVGYTSIMFDGSHLPVEENLKLAKEVVEKAHAKGISVEAEVGTIGGEEDGIIGKGELAPIEDAKAMVETGIDFLAAGIGNIHGPYPANWEGLDLDHLQKLTEALPGFPIVLHGGSGIPDEQIQAAIKLGVAKVNVNTECQIAFANATRKFARDYEANEAEYDKKKLFDPRKFLADGVKAIQASVEERIDVFGSEGKA, from the coding sequence ATGGCAATCGTTTCAGCAGAAAAATTTGTCCAAGCAGCTCGTGACAACGGTTATGCAGTTGGTGGATTTAACACAAACAACCTTGAGTGGACTCAAGCTATCTTGCGCGCAGCAGAAGCTAAAAAAGCTCCAGTTTTGATCCAAACTTCAATGGGTGCTGCTAAATACATGGGTGGTTACAAAGTTGCTCGCAACTTGATCGCTAACCTTGTTGAATCAATGGGTATCACTGTACCAGTAGCTATCCACCTTGACCACGGTCACTACGAAGATGCACTTGAGTGTATCGAAGTTGGTTACACTTCAATCATGTTTGACGGTTCACACCTTCCAGTTGAAGAAAACCTTAAATTGGCTAAAGAAGTTGTTGAAAAAGCACACGCTAAAGGTATCTCAGTAGAAGCTGAAGTTGGTACTATCGGTGGTGAAGAAGACGGAATCATCGGTAAAGGTGAATTGGCTCCAATCGAAGACGCTAAAGCAATGGTTGAAACTGGTATCGACTTCTTGGCAGCTGGTATCGGTAACATCCACGGTCCTTACCCAGCAAACTGGGAAGGTCTTGACCTTGACCACTTGCAAAAATTGACAGAAGCTCTTCCTGGATTCCCAATCGTATTGCACGGTGGATCAGGTATTCCTGATGAGCAAATCCAAGCAGCTATCAAACTTGGTGTTGCCAAAGTTAACGTTAACACTGAATGCCAAATCGCATTCGCTAACGCAACTCGTAAATTCGCTCGTGATTACGAAGCAAACGAAGCAGAATACGACAAGAAAAAACTCTTCGACCCACGTAAATTCTTGGCTGACGGTGTAAAAGCTATCCAAGCATCAGTTGAAGAACGTATCGACGTATTCGGTTCAGAAGGTAAAGCTTAA
- the vncS gene encoding sensor histidine kinase VncS, with amino-acid sequence MKRTGLFTKIFIYTFSIFSVLVICLHLAIYFLFPSTYLSHRQETIGQKATAIAQSLEGKDRQNIEQVLDLYSQTSDIKGTVKGEMTEDKLEVKDSLPLDTDRQTTSLFIEEREVKTQDGGTMTLQFLASMDLQKEAEQISLQFLPYTLLASFLISLLVAYIYARTIVAPILEIKRVTRRMMELDAQVRLHVDSRDEIGDLKEQINSLYQHLLTVIADLHDKNEAILQLEKMKVEFLRGASHELKTPLASLKILIENMKENIGRYKDRDRYLGVALGIVDELNHHVLQILSLSSVQELRDDREIIDLLQMTQSLVQDYSLLAKERELQIDNSLNHQQAYLNPSVMKLILSNLISNAIKHSIPGGLVRIGEREGELFIENSCSPEEQEKLAQSFSDNASRKAKGSGMGLFVVKSLLEHEKLPYRFEMKENRLTFFIAFPRIA; translated from the coding sequence ATGAAACGAACAGGTTTATTTACAAAGATATTTATCTATACCTTCTCGATATTTAGTGTTCTGGTTATCTGCCTTCATTTGGCTATTTATTTTCTTTTTCCTTCGACTTATCTGAGTCATCGTCAGGAAACCATTGGTCAGAAAGCGACAGCCATTGCCCAGTCCCTAGAAGGTAAGGATAGGCAGAATATCGAGCAAGTCTTAGACTTGTATTCTCAGACTAGTGATATCAAGGGGACCGTCAAGGGCGAGATGACCGAGGACAAGTTAGAAGTAAAGGACAGCCTTCCTCTGGATACAGATCGCCAGACAACCTCTCTTTTTATCGAGGAGCGCGAGGTGAAAACGCAGGACGGTGGTACCATGACTCTCCAGTTTTTAGCGTCCATGGATTTGCAAAAGGAAGCAGAGCAAATCAGTCTCCAGTTTCTTCCCTATACCTTGCTGGCATCCTTTCTGATTTCCCTTTTGGTAGCCTATATCTATGCTCGGACCATTGTTGCCCCGATTTTGGAAATCAAGCGAGTAACTCGTAGAATGATGGAACTGGATGCCCAAGTGCGATTGCACGTGGATTCTAGGGATGAGATTGGTGATCTCAAGGAACAAATCAATAGCCTCTACCAGCATCTTTTGACTGTCATTGCGGACTTGCATGACAAGAATGAAGCTATTCTCCAGCTGGAAAAGATGAAGGTCGAATTCCTACGAGGGGCTTCCCATGAACTGAAAACACCCTTAGCTAGTTTGAAAATCCTGATTGAAAACATGAAAGAAAATATCGGTCGTTATAAGGATAGAGACCGCTATCTGGGAGTAGCCTTAGGAATTGTGGATGAGCTCAATCACCACGTTCTCCAGATACTTTCTCTCTCTTCTGTGCAGGAATTGCGAGATGATAGGGAAATAATAGATCTCCTCCAGATGACGCAAAGTCTAGTTCAAGATTATTCTTTGCTAGCAAAGGAGAGAGAACTTCAGATTGACAATAGTTTGAACCACCAGCAGGCTTATCTAAATCCATCTGTGATGAAATTAATCCTGTCTAATCTCATCAGCAATGCTATCAAGCACTCCATTCCAGGCGGCTTGGTCCGCATCGGAGAGAGAGAAGGGGAACTTTTTATCGAGAATAGCTGTAGTCCTGAAGAACAAGAAAAACTGGCTCAGTCTTTTTCTGATAATGCTAGTCGCAAGGCCAAGGGTTCTGGGATGGGGCTCTTTGTGGTCAAGAGTCTATTGGAACATGAAAAATTACCTTATCGTTTTGAGATGAAGGAGAATCGTTTGACCTTCTTCATAGCTTTTCCAAGAATCGCCTAA
- the vncR gene encoding response regulator transcription factor VncR: MKILIVEDEEMIREGISDYLTDCGYETIEAADGQEALEKFSSYEVALVLLDIQMPKLNGLEVIAEIRKTSQAPVLMLTAFQDEEYKMSAFASLADGYLEKPFSLSLLKVRVDAIFKRYYDTGRIFSYKDTKVDFESYSASLAGQEVAVNAKELEILNYLVKNEGRALTRSQIIDAVWKATDEVPFDRVIDVYIKELRKKLDLDCILTVRNVGYKLERK, encoded by the coding sequence ATGAAAATTTTAATTGTAGAAGATGAAGAGATGATCCGTGAAGGGATCAGTGACTATTTGACGGATTGTGGTTATGAAACCATTGAGGCTGCAGATGGGCAAGAAGCCTTAGAAAAATTTTCCAGCTATGAAGTAGCCTTGGTTTTACTGGACATCCAGATGCCCAAGCTCAATGGCTTAGAAGTCATAGCGGAGATTCGTAAGACTAGTCAGGCCCCTGTCTTGATGCTGACCGCCTTTCAAGATGAGGAATACAAGATGAGTGCCTTTGCCTCTCTGGCAGATGGCTATCTGGAAAAACCTTTTTCTCTGTCCCTCTTAAAAGTGAGGGTAGACGCGATTTTCAAGCGCTATTATGATACGGGACGAATCTTCTCCTATAAGGATACCAAGGTGGACTTTGAGAGCTACAGTGCCAGCCTAGCAGGTCAAGAAGTGGCTGTTAATGCTAAAGAGTTGGAAATTTTGAACTATCTGGTGAAAAATGAAGGAAGGGCATTGACTCGATCTCAGATAATCGATGCCGTATGGAAAGCGACAGATGAGGTTCCCTTTGACCGTGTCATTGATGTTTATATCAAGGAACTGCGGAAAAAGCTAGACTTGGATTGCATCCTCACTGTGCGCAATGTTGGTTATAAATTGGAGCGAAAATGA